From one Triticum urartu cultivar G1812 chromosome 3, Tu2.1, whole genome shotgun sequence genomic stretch:
- the LOC125549482 gene encoding subtilisin-like protease 3, with amino-acid sequence MMYPTTTRSPEFLGLRKDAGLWAKSSYGKGIIIGVIDSGIESRHPSFDDAGISPPPARWKGACTGGVVFVTSAGNKGPNPSTIKNDSPWEITVAAGSVDRRLAADFVLESGDLVEGEALVQGANSTAYQPLHYPGEGNLCKNVSADRTRGHILICDYARVNVDAQARIIKNLYDNGAAQVALIGRERSGFTLGFKEYGSSVVQEPAAVGRKLKDYSQYPDSAAQVFFKGTRLGIGQSPTVAYFSSRGPSRNNPQIMKPDILAPGLNILAAATASPDRGPFRFKSGTSMAAPHVSGVVALLKSLHPDWSPAAIRSAMMTTADDLDNDGNRIMNEKHQPASAFALGAGHVNATRAVDPGLVYDLEVRDYAGYVCHLFAKLDDDDDYYALQDIIQDLNLNCKIVPPVSDVDLNYPNIVVPANTTVRRTLTNMGPVEQYTGRLSMDHDVGLDFSPKSLTFSRPGEKLTFQVSHHGAEVAQGFLIWESDTHTVQSPLVVVRS; translated from the exons ATGATGTACCCCACGACGACCCGCTCGCCCGAGTTCCTCGGCCTGAGGAAGGACGCCGGCTTGTGGGCGAAATCTAGCTACGGCAAAGGGATCATCATCGGGGTGATCGACTCCGGCATCGAGTCGCGCCATCCCTCGTTCGACGACGCCGGCATCTCGCCGCCGCCCGCCAGGTGGAAGGGCGCGTGCACGGGC GGTGTCGTCTTTGTGACTTCTGCTGGCAACAAAGGCCCCAACCCGTCCACCATCAAGAACGATTCGCCGTGGGAGATCACGGTGGCCGCCGGGTCGGTGGACCGGAGGCTCGCCGCCGACTTTGTGCTGGAGTCGGGCGACCTAGTGGAAGGAGAGGCGCTGGTGCAGGGGGCCAACTCGACCGCTTACCAACCCCTTCACTACCCCGGTGAGGGTAACCTGTGCAAGAACGTGAGCGCCGACCGCACCAGGGGCCACATCCTGATATGCGATTATGCCCGGGTTAATGTTGATGCTCAGGCCCGCATCATCAAAAATCTCTACGACAATGGCGCGGCTCAAGTCGCGCTCATCGGCCGGGAGAGATCTGGTTTCACCTTGGGCTTCAAGGAGTACGGGTCCTCCGTCGTGCAGGAGCCCGCCGCCGTCGGCCGCAAGCTCAAGGACTACAGCCAGTACCCGGACTCCGCGGCACAGGTGTTCTTCAAGGGCACGCGGCTCGGCATCGGGCAGTCGCCCACGGTCGCGTACTTCTCTAGCCGTGGCCCGAGCCGCAACAACCCGCAAATCATGAAGCCCGACATCCTGGCGCCCGGGCTCAAcatcctcgccgccgccaccgcgagCCCAGACCGGGGGCCTTTCAGATTCAAGTCCGGAACATCGATGGCGGCGCCGCACGTCAGCGGCGTGGTCGCCCTTCTCAAGAGCTTGCACCCGGACTGGTCGCCGGCGGCCATCAGGTCAGCCATGATGACCACGGCCGATGACCTGGACAACGACGGCAACCGGATCATGAACGAGAAGCACCAGCCGGCGAGCGCCTTCGCTCTAGGCGCGGGGCACGTCAACGCCACGCGGGCCGTCGATCCGGGCCTCGTCTATGACCTGGAGGTCAGAGACTACGCTGGGTACGTTTGCCATCTTTTCGCCAagctcgacgacgacgacgactactacGCCCTGCAAGACATCATCCAGGACTTGAACTTGAATTGCAAGATCGTTCCCCCTGTGTCGGACGTCGACCTCAACTACCCGAACATCGTGGTGCCGGCCAACACCACGGTGCGGCGGACGCTGACGAACATGGGGCCCGTGGAGCAGTACACAGGCAGGCTGTCCATGGACCATGACGTGGGGCTGGATTTCTCGCCGAAGTCGCTGACCTTCTCGCGGCCCGGGGAGAAGCTCACCTTCCAAGTAAGCCATCATGGGGCCGAGGTTGCACAAGGATTCTTGATCTGGGAGTCGGATACGCACACGGTCCAAAGCCCACTCGTCGTCGTGCGTTCGTGA